GCCGCTCTGTTGGCCAGGGCCAGGGCCACCCGTTCTTTCTCTCCCAGCGACAGGTTGCCGCTCATCTGCTTGTACTGTTCCAGCACAGACTCAAGAACATGCTGCTCGTTGTCAAGCCGGATATCTGAAGGCACGCCCAGTATCATGGCCGAGTTGCCGCTGAGCATCTGCACGTTGAAACCCATGCGGGTGATAACGGGATGCAGCTCCTTCAACAGGCTGAAATCGGAAGCCGAGAAATTCACTGTAAGGGGGAAGAGCAGTTGCTGTGTGCTTGGCAGACCGCTTTCCGCCTCGCTCAATACCTTTTCGTAGACGATGCGCTTGTGGGCGGCATGCTGATCCATGATGAACATGCCGTTCCTTGTCTGCGACAGTATGAACTGGTTGTGAAGCTGCCAGAACCCGGTTTTAAATCCATGACCCGGTTGCGTATCCGGCGGCTCACCCTTTTCGGCACCCCGGAACGGCATACCTTGCTCCGGACGATCATGTGTGCGTTCGCGGTCCCCATGCCGGCCGTAGAGTGCATCCGCCGCGTTGCCGGGCATAGGCTTCCGTCGATATCCGAAATCCCGAAACACGGATCCGGGACCGGTGCCGCCTCCTGCCTCGTCCTCCCTGTCTATGGATCTGTTTTCCGGCCCGCTCCCCCCTGTTTCCCGGAAGCCCTGCTCCAGCCGTGCCGCGGGTGAAATCACCGGAGTTTCATCAGGATTCCAGACAGGCACTCTCATATGATCATTCAGAGCCTTTTTAATCACCGAACGGGTGAATGTAGAGATCATCCGTTCATCTTCAAACTTGATCTCCTGTTTGGTGGGGTGCACATTCACATCCACCATCTCGGGATCGACCTCAAAAAACAGGGCATAAAAAGGATACTGGTTCTCCTGGATCCAGTCCTTGTATATCTCCTGAATGATATAGTTGAGGTGCCGGTGCATGAATGGCCGGTTGTTGATAAACAGAAACTGTTCCCCACGCGATTTTTTTGCCAGTTGCGGGTCAGATATCAGTCCGTGGATACGCACCAGGCTGGTGGATTCCTCCACGGGAATCAGGCTGGCCCTATAGGCTTTTCCGAACAGTTCGGCTATGCGGCTTTCGCGGTCACGGGTATGCAGGCGATAAATAATCTCTCCGTCTGCTTCCAGGTCAAACATGATTTCCGGATGGGCGATGGCCGCCTGGTGAACAACCAGCAGAATGTGTCGGAATTCGGTGGCGTCGGTCTTCAAAAAGGCACGGCGGGCCGGTACATTATAGAACAGGTTTCTCACGGTGACGGTGGTTCCGTCTTCAGCGGCGGCCGGATCGAGGCGAATCTCCTCTCCTCCACGCACTTCGTATTCGAAGCCGTTGGGATCTTCCACCCTTTTAGTGGCCACTGTAACCTGGGAAACCGAGGCGATGGAGGCCATGGCCTCACCACGGAACCCCAGCGTCCGGATGTCCATGAGGTCCTCAACCCGCATCAGCTTGGAAGTGGCATGTCGCTTGAAACAGAGTCGCAGGTCTTCATGAGCCATGCCGCAGCCGTTATCCCTGACCTGGATAAGCGTTCTTCCGGCATTTTGCAGTACAATGGCAATCTGATCGGCCCCGGAGTCGATGGCGTTGTCCAAAAGCTCCTTAACGACCGACGCCGGCCGCTGAACTACCTCTCCTGCCGCAATTTTGTTGGATACTTCCGGTGGTAATACTTTAATCAGGGAGTCGGTGTCGCCTGCTTGTGACAAAATAGTTATTCGCTTCTGTGTGGTTGGGGATATCGTATTTTCGTCAGCTGATGATCCAGAGAATCAGAAAGAGCAGCGCGGCATAGAGCAGAATCGATCCGGCTGTTCCCCTTCTTGTGAGCCTCCGGAATTTGATTCTGTCGGTACGGCCCGGCTTGGGCTTGTAGTACCGGTACTGATATTCGAATCTTTTGTGCCTGGGCCTTTTGCCCATCAGGGGTGATAACATGAGCCTGGGGGATCAGAAGTACGGTTTTACGTCGATGTCATGCATGGCTTTTTCCAGCCCGGTGTTCCGGCCATATAAACGGATGAGCACATGGAAATATTCCCTGACCGGTGCAGCCCGGATCCGCCATCGAACAATAAGCTAATATAGCAATATTGAATTCCAACAGGAATACCCGTGCCGGCCATTTATGAGTCATCTCCGGTTATCTCTTGTTCAATTCTTTTTTTATCTTTGTGAGCCCAGACAAACTCAACATGAAATCACATAAGTACTATGAAATACAAAAAAGTGGAAGTGCCGTCCGAGGGAAAAACCATTCAGGTTCAGGAGGATGGTACACTGGAGGTACCCAGCCATCCGGTTATCCCCTATATCGAAGGGGACGGAATCGGCGTCGATATCAGCCCGGTTATGATCAAGGTGGTTGACGCAGCCGTAGAGAAAGCCTATGGCGGTTCCAAAAAGATTTCCTGGATGGAGATTTTCGCCGGAGAAAAATCGGTCAACGAATATGGTGATAATACCTGGCTGCCGGAAGAAACCCTGGAAGCCATCAAGGAATTTCGTGTTGCCATCAAGGGGCCCCTTACCACTCCCGTAGGTGAAGGCATCCGCAGCCTCAATGTCGCCCTGCGGCAGCTGCTTGACCTCTACGCCTGTGTGCGCCCGGTTCGGTACTACAAGGGCACGCCAAGCCCGGTAAAGAAACCGGAACTCACCGACATGGTTATTTTCAGGGAAAACACCGAGGATATTTACGCCGGTATCGAGTATCAGAACGGGACCCCGGAAGCCGACAAGGTCAAACGTTTTATTATTGATGAGATGAAGGAGACCAATATTCGTTTTCCGGACTCCGCATCGATCGGCATCAAACCCATCTCCAGGGAAGGCACCCGAAGGCTGGTTCGCTCCGCGATTGAATACGCCATCGAGCACGGCAGGAAGAACGTGACGCTTGTCCATAAAGGCAACATCATGAAGTTTACCGAGGGGAGCTTCAAGAATTGGGGATATGAGCTTGCCAAAGAGGAGTTTAACGCCAAAGAGATCGACGGCGGACCCTGGTGCGAACTGCCCAACGGTATTGTCATCAAGGATGTCATTGCCGACGCTTTTCTGCAGCAAATCCTCACACGGCCGGCCGAGTATGACGTCATCGCCACCATGAACCTGAATGGCGACTATATCTCTGATGCACTTGCGGCCTGTGTGGGTGGAATCGGTATCGCCCCTGGCGCCAATATCAACTACCAGACCGGTTTCGCGCTGTTTGAAGCGACACACGGCACCGCTCCCAAATATGCCGGCCAGGACAAGGTCAACCCCGGTTCCCTCATCTTGTCGGCCGTAATGATGCTTGACCATCTGGGATGGAGCGAAGCGGCCCGCCTGATCGAAAAAGGACTGGAAACATCCATCAGCAACAAGGAAGTCACCTACGACTTTGAACGCCTCATGGAAGGTGCCACGCTGCTGAAATGCTCCGAGTTCGGTGACAGGATCATCGCCTACATGGACTGATGCATGGCGCCAGTCACTGTATCTATTTGGCTTCCGATTAGATGACTTCGAAAAAGGCCTGCTGGTATTCAGCGGGCCTTTTTTTATTCAGGCATATGAAATACCCAGGCGCTTTGTTACTACGGGTTTTGAATGGCCTCAAGCCAGCTGCTTTTAAGATAGCTTCGCAGAATGTAATATCTGGCATGTTCACCCGATCCGAAAAACGCGGTTTCGGTCGACAAGGCGAGTGCTTCGCTGTGACCGCGACTCTCGAAGGTCAGCATGGATATCAGGCGGTCGGCTTCATCCTGTGTGAGCGATGCGTCCGGATCCGTACCTGATCCACCGGTCAACTCCGCCATCACAGAAGAAACCGCCGTTTCCACATTCTCCGGAAGTGTCTGGAAAGCGATCCTGCGC
The Balneolales bacterium ANBcel1 DNA segment above includes these coding regions:
- the mutL gene encoding DNA mismatch repair endonuclease MutL is translated as MSQAGDTDSLIKVLPPEVSNKIAAGEVVQRPASVVKELLDNAIDSGADQIAIVLQNAGRTLIQVRDNGCGMAHEDLRLCFKRHATSKLMRVEDLMDIRTLGFRGEAMASIASVSQVTVATKRVEDPNGFEYEVRGGEEIRLDPAAAEDGTTVTVRNLFYNVPARRAFLKTDATEFRHILLVVHQAAIAHPEIMFDLEADGEIIYRLHTRDRESRIAELFGKAYRASLIPVEESTSLVRIHGLISDPQLAKKSRGEQFLFINNRPFMHRHLNYIIQEIYKDWIQENQYPFYALFFEVDPEMVDVNVHPTKQEIKFEDERMISTFTRSVIKKALNDHMRVPVWNPDETPVISPAARLEQGFRETGGSGPENRSIDREDEAGGGTGPGSVFRDFGYRRKPMPGNAADALYGRHGDRERTHDRPEQGMPFRGAEKGEPPDTQPGHGFKTGFWQLHNQFILSQTRNGMFIMDQHAAHKRIVYEKVLSEAESGLPSTQQLLFPLTVNFSASDFSLLKELHPVITRMGFNVQMLSGNSAMILGVPSDIRLDNEQHVLESVLEQYKQMSGNLSLGEKERVALALANRAAIPRVKRLSAEEMESLVDQLFACDDPFQDPLGRPTIKSLSIHEIRAMFR
- the icd gene encoding NADP-dependent isocitrate dehydrogenase translates to MKYKKVEVPSEGKTIQVQEDGTLEVPSHPVIPYIEGDGIGVDISPVMIKVVDAAVEKAYGGSKKISWMEIFAGEKSVNEYGDNTWLPEETLEAIKEFRVAIKGPLTTPVGEGIRSLNVALRQLLDLYACVRPVRYYKGTPSPVKKPELTDMVIFRENTEDIYAGIEYQNGTPEADKVKRFIIDEMKETNIRFPDSASIGIKPISREGTRRLVRSAIEYAIEHGRKNVTLVHKGNIMKFTEGSFKNWGYELAKEEFNAKEIDGGPWCELPNGIVIKDVIADAFLQQILTRPAEYDVIATMNLNGDYISDALAACVGGIGIAPGANINYQTGFALFEATHGTAPKYAGQDKVNPGSLILSAVMMLDHLGWSEAARLIEKGLETSISNKEVTYDFERLMEGATLLKCSEFGDRIIAYMD